The following proteins come from a genomic window of Rutidosis leptorrhynchoides isolate AG116_Rl617_1_P2 chromosome 10, CSIRO_AGI_Rlap_v1, whole genome shotgun sequence:
- the LOC139872487 gene encoding probable E3 ubiquitin-protein ligase ZFP1 — translation MGQRNILYTGPMIETEHGHLQPDPCIVPYHPIQNFQQPNNNHTILPPPVSRSTFNPQHLPENHAPPPHGITQYNGLDHHPANNIYMTPSHGAHAFPVTINHGMQDPLPFSNVRGGFENGPFLDGFKRKNAENFPGNVQYFYPAPGSSSSVSIPMNTDGTMMDGPSLVMDPAAGHRSSRNRGAGPIGVDPVLAHSTNYGGQTHQTVPNPWLDQQFCGNHGPGLPFFQGPDVGLHGYQVTGNNRNPAGFIHPPAIAPHQGGPHNLHQPPPPPMPPMQGHNMDFHFQLPSTSRRLPTNPFQNGIEPGPRFVGPTPPTGLRVFRPHRRDIIADATARHRSFPQLRILPEDGVAILDLSGYHEVGRSVDHLRDMRLDIDHMSYEELLALGEQIGSVGSGLSNDFILQHLKTRVYTSSKSSYEPENVSSADQETNSCVICQTDYDDREQIAVLECGHEYHVECLKRWLTVKNVCPVCKSTGLAAKASEP, via the exons ATGGGGCAACGAAATATTCTGTATACGGGTCCAATGATCGAAACGGAACACGGCCATCTTCAACCCGACCCATGTATCGTACCTTATCATCCGATACAAAATTTCCAACAGCCTAACAATAATCACACAATCTTACCACCTCCCGTATCCCGATCTACTTTCAATCCTCAGCACCTACCGGAAAATCACGCACCGCCGCCACACGGTATCACTCAATACAATGGTCTTGATCATCATCCCGCTAACAACATATACATGACACCTTCTCATGGGGCCCACGCTTTTCCCGTTACAATTAACCACGGCATGCAAGATCCGTTACCGTTTTCTAACGTCCGTGGAGGCTTTGAAAACGGTCCGTTTTTGGATGGATTTAAAAGAAAAAACGCTGAAAATTTCCCGGGAAATGTTCAGTACTTCTATCCGGCACCGGGCTCGAGTTCTTCGGTTTCCATACCTATGAATACAGATGGAACGATGATGGATGGTCCATCGTTGGTTATGGATCCTGCAGCGGGTCATAGAAGTTCAAGAAACAGAGGTGCGGGTCCTATTGGGGTTGACCCGGTTTTGGCTCATAGTACTAACTATGGTGGTCAGACACATCAAACAGTACCTAACCCATGGTTAGATCAGCAATTTTGTGGTAATCATGGTCCTGGTTTACCTTTTTTCCAAG GGCCTGATGTTGGGTTACATGGATACCAAGTCACCGGCAACAATAGAAACCCTGCGGGTTTTATTCACCCGCCTGCTATCGCGCCACATCAGGGTGGACCCCACAATCTTCACCAGCCACCGCCGCCACCTATGCCGCCAATGCAAGGCCACAATATGGACTTTCATTTCCAATTGCCATCTACTTCACGAAGACTTCCAACAAATCCTTTTCAGAATGGGATTGAGCCGGGACCTAGATTTGTAGGTCCCACGCCACCAACTGGTTTACGGGTTTTTCGGCCTCATCGACGTGACATCATTGCTGATGCAACTGCACGGCATAGGAGCTTTCCCCAATTGAGAATTCTCCCTGAAGAT GGGGTTGCAATCCTTGACCTCTCTGGTTATCATGAAGTTGGACGTTCGGTCGATCATCTCAGAGATATGCGTTTGGACATAGATCACATGTCTTATGAG GAGCTTCTTGCACTCGGTGAACAGATCGGCAGTGTGGGGTCAGGCTTGTCAAATGATTTTATTCTACAACATCTAAAAACAAGAGTATATACTTCGTCTAAATCTTCTTATGAGCCTGAAAATGTATCTTCTGCTGATCAAGAAACTAACTCTTGCGTAATTTGCCAG ACCGATTATGATGACCGAGAACAAATTGCGGTGCTCGAGTGTGGTCATGAGTATCACGTCGAATGTTTAAAAAGGTGGTTGACCGTGAAGAACGTCTGCCCAGTCTGCAAATCCACAGGACTTGCTGCAAAAGCAAGCGAGCCGTAA